The Triticum aestivum cultivar Chinese Spring chromosome 7B, IWGSC CS RefSeq v2.1, whole genome shotgun sequence genome window below encodes:
- the LOC123158137 gene encoding uncharacterized protein has translation MQISNQQKKCRMNNNGLSEQDLIFRLGSSAHDQHGGTPASEDQSVLPRPVQLPSNPKVGNAGTSGLMGEEGNLGDVLKFMENSRRESQDNENRLLEAILTRLVPGGAHLPGVGVSLGEFLKTQPPTFSKAVDPLEADGWLLEVEHNLETVGCSNEEKVRYASHQLTGPAAAWWRNFSLNRANNQPITWEDFKKNFCQTHIPKGKMDIKKREFRNLTQGSKRINDYLNQFNDLARYAPDDVNTEAKKVEKFMEGLHPFLKMHLSIHGITQFQDLVNKAFVLKNEHANLSEERRKKARVDPHPMMQHPRLMMHGPVRPHMPPPRPRFPTQPTFVPKCGKCGKGHATRDCMTGIGLCFNCGRPGHHKLNCTSPPANPTRPPMQQTQVHRPPAGRGQGGPMSYAARGVGHGGQVGGQPRLNYMAAEQLEEATDVVIGKLLIPPSVGTILFDTGAAHLFISQDFVNKNGLTCTPLEKALGVNSPGGKITVEAMCRNQPITIQNTNFLANLHVIEMSGLEIILGMDCLAANGVIVDYEHKGVYKSITNERGSTLWNQREAKS, from the coding sequence ATGCAAATAAGTAACCAACAAAAAAAATGCAGGATGAATAACAATGGTTTGAGTGAGCAAGACCTTATCTTTCGTTTGGGATCAAGCGCCCATGATCAGCATGGGGGTACTCCAGCTTCAGAAGATCAAAGTGTTCTACCTAGACCGGTGCAACTTCCAAGCAACCCAAAAGTTGGCAATGCTGGAACTTCTGGACTTATGGGTGAAGAAGGCAATCTGGGAGATGTCcttaagttcatggagaattctCGAAGGGAGTCCCAAGATAACGAGAACCGCTTGCTCGAAGCGATACTGACAAGACTAGTTCCTGGAGGAGCACACCTACCCGGTGTGGGAGTTAGCTTGGGAGAATTTTTGAAAACCCAGCCACCCACATTCTCCAAGGCGGTGGATCCACTAGAGGCGGATGGCTGGCTATTAGAAGTAGAACATAATCTAGAAACCGTAGGGTGCTCAAATGAAGAGAAGGTGAGATATGCATCGCACCAGTTAACCGGACCAGCAGCAGCTTGGTGGAGAAATTTCAGCCTTAACCGAGCAAATAATCAGCCTATCACATGGGAGGACTTCAAGAAGAATTTCTGTCAAACCCATATTCCAAAGGGAAAGATGGATATCAAAAAGAGGGAGTTTCGCAATCTAACTCAAGGTAGCAAGAGGATAAACGACTACCTAAACCAATTTAATGATTTGGCAAGGTATGCTCCAGATGATGTGAACACAGAAGCCAAGAAGGTGGAAAAGTTTATGGAGGGGCTACATCCATTCCTGAAAATGCACCTCTCAATTCACGGGATCACCCAGTTTCAAGACCTTGTCAACAAGGCCTTCGTACTGAAGAATGAACATGCCAACCTAAGTGAAGAGAGAAGGAAGAAAGCTAGGGTAGATCCACACCCCATGATGCAGCACCCACGTCTTATGATGCATGGACCAGTGCGTCCTCATATGCCACCACCACGGCCTAGATTCCCTACTCAGCCAACCTTTGTTCCTAAATGTGGGAAGTGTGGAAAGGGTCATGCTACTCGTGATTGTATGACCGGTATAGGACTTTGCTTCAATTGTGGGAGACCAGGACACCACAAGCTCAATTGCACCTCTCCTCCCGCAAATCCTACAAGGCCACCTATGCAGCAGACTCAAGTGCATCGTCCACCAGCTGGGCGAGGACAAGGCGGACCTATGAGCTATGCAGCAAGAGGAGTTGGGCATGGAGGACAAGTAGGAGGACAGCCAAGGCTGAATTATATGGCTGCAGAGCAACTAGAAGAAGCTACAGATGTTGTCATCGGTAAACTACTCATTCCTCCTTCAGTTGGTACAattctttttgataccggtgccgcTCACTTGTTTATTTCTCAAGATTTCGTGAATAAGAATGGATTAACATGCACACCGTTGGAAAAAGCTTTAGGAGTTAACTCACCTGGAGGGAAGATTACAGTAGAGGCAATGTGCAGAAATCAACCAATAACAATCCAGAACACCAATTTTTTAGCAAACCTGCATGTCATAGAGATGTCAGGGTTAGAAATAATCCTTGGGATGGATTGCTTGGCTGCTAATGGAGTGATAGTAGATTATGAACATAAAGGTGTGTATAAAAGTATTACCAATGAGAGGGGTTCGACGCTTTGGAATCAAAGGGAAGCTAAGTCCTAG